One genomic region from Stackebrandtia nassauensis DSM 44728 encodes:
- a CDS encoding erythromycin esterase family protein, producing MRYLVRDKGYRALALSDDASVIAELDAYVRTGTGDVKAILANAFIAVRVTEMVDIVEWIRSHNRDHADDPVRLFGLEPAAVRLSDYDDVIEQVRLAAPALADAVATRYEVIRTAHRTPEHVQIARGMHPGTPFAELGRAAYDLIAALDGFPALDTARRIAEHHEHTVAAGFDFDEQFRRVAQGIIDWHQSTGHKILFWEGLAHVANAEAMGFKGFSDQSGFTHTTGYRLRKHFGDGYVTLTVGFDHGTIHAGTQVPMPPSDFVDAVLGSAEPERYLLDLRAPRPEAVTRWLSGPHKLRIIAGIYKPEEDADNYVSGGPLDEWFDAVIRIREISPTTFF from the coding sequence TTGCGCTACCTGGTGCGGGACAAGGGTTACCGGGCGCTGGCGCTGTCCGACGACGCGTCGGTCATCGCCGAACTCGACGCGTACGTCCGCACCGGAACCGGTGACGTGAAGGCGATCCTGGCCAACGCGTTCATCGCGGTGCGCGTCACCGAGATGGTCGACATCGTCGAGTGGATCCGCTCCCACAACCGCGACCACGCCGACGATCCGGTCCGGCTGTTCGGGCTGGAACCGGCCGCGGTGCGGCTGAGCGACTACGACGACGTGATCGAGCAGGTCCGGTTGGCGGCCCCGGCGCTGGCCGACGCGGTCGCCACCCGCTACGAGGTGATCCGTACCGCGCACCGCACCCCCGAGCACGTCCAGATCGCCCGGGGCATGCACCCGGGCACCCCGTTCGCCGAACTCGGCCGCGCCGCCTACGACCTCATCGCCGCCCTGGACGGGTTCCCGGCGCTGGACACGGCCCGCCGCATCGCCGAACACCACGAGCACACCGTCGCGGCCGGGTTCGACTTCGACGAACAGTTCCGGCGCGTGGCCCAGGGCATCATCGACTGGCATCAGTCCACCGGCCACAAGATCCTGTTCTGGGAGGGTCTGGCCCACGTCGCCAACGCCGAGGCCATGGGCTTCAAGGGTTTCAGCGACCAGTCCGGTTTCACGCACACCACCGGCTACCGGCTGCGCAAGCACTTCGGCGACGGCTACGTCACGCTGACGGTCGGCTTCGACCACGGCACCATCCACGCGGGCACCCAGGTCCCGATGCCGCCGAGCGACTTCGTCGACGCCGTCCTGGGCAGCGCCGAACCCGAGCGGTACCTGCTCGACCTGCGCGCCCCCCGCCCGGAGGCGGTCACCCGCTGGCTGAGTGGTCCGCACAAGCTGCGCATCATCGCCGGGATCTACAAGCCCGAGGAGGACGCCGACAACTACGTCAGTGGCGGTCCGCTGGACGAATGGTTCGACGCCGTCATCCGGATCCGCGAGATCTCGCCGACGACGTTCTTCTGA
- a CDS encoding GNAT family N-acetyltransferase, which translates to MNAPYDCELVSDITAFAADTRDWLAEGPLSNNVTATLVAQRADGTVATEPDGLWLKVMRGGEVAGVVIQTPPRGLLLTAMDTDAVAAVVDAISRVRPQVPAANGPKRVSDHFAALWSVRTGCTATAIFSSRMYQVTDVRPPANVVGRRRAATLADRDTVAAWLLAWAADGSAASEAPGLRHLVATYEARLTAGQPQWIWEVDGEAVSFAMESPPSAGVVRLQAVYTPDMHRSNGYASALVARISSDVLARPGVRACTLYTDLSNPVSNNIYRRIGYRPVEDSVNYGFEYPT; encoded by the coding sequence ATGAACGCCCCTTATGACTGCGAGCTCGTCTCCGACATCACCGCATTCGCGGCCGACACGCGCGACTGGCTGGCCGAGGGGCCGCTGAGCAACAACGTCACCGCGACCCTGGTGGCGCAGCGCGCCGACGGCACCGTCGCCACCGAGCCGGACGGCTTGTGGCTCAAGGTGATGCGCGGTGGCGAGGTCGCCGGGGTCGTGATTCAGACTCCGCCCCGGGGCCTGCTGTTGACGGCGATGGACACCGACGCGGTCGCCGCGGTCGTGGACGCGATATCGCGGGTGCGGCCCCAGGTACCGGCGGCGAACGGGCCCAAGCGGGTCTCGGACCACTTCGCAGCACTGTGGTCGGTGCGCACCGGATGCACCGCGACGGCGATCTTCTCGTCGCGGATGTACCAGGTGACCGACGTCCGCCCGCCCGCGAACGTGGTGGGGCGGCGAAGAGCCGCGACCCTCGCCGACCGGGACACCGTGGCGGCCTGGCTGTTGGCCTGGGCCGCCGACGGCAGCGCCGCCAGCGAGGCCCCGGGCCTGCGACACCTGGTCGCCACCTACGAGGCCCGGCTCACCGCCGGCCAGCCACAGTGGATCTGGGAGGTCGACGGCGAGGCCGTGTCGTTCGCGATGGAGTCACCGCCGTCGGCGGGGGTGGTGCGGTTGCAGGCGGTGTACACCCCGGACATGCACCGCAGCAACGGATACGCGAGCGCGCTGGTCGCGCGGATCAGCTCCGACGTGCTGGCCCGGCCCGGGGTCCGGGCGTGCACTTTGTACACCGACCTGTCCAACCCGGTCAGCAACAACATCTACCGCAGGATCGGGTACCGCCCGGTTGAGGACTCGGTCAACTACGGCTTCGAGTACCCGACCTGA
- a CDS encoding META domain-containing protein: protein MKSTRITLSTLGVLALAACGTGTADNGDGADKPGPEDLKGHTFAIESVEGETRGEKLMKDSKLTIKFTDDGEIKLDTDCNQRFGSVEISGDTIKTDKLAGTLMGCEETRTEQEDWASEFVESEPEWKLDGEKLILTTSDATVTMKQSK from the coding sequence ATGAAGAGCACACGAATCACGCTGAGCACCCTGGGCGTACTCGCGCTGGCCGCGTGCGGTACCGGCACCGCCGACAACGGCGACGGCGCCGACAAACCCGGACCGGAGGACCTGAAGGGGCACACCTTCGCCATCGAGTCCGTCGAGGGCGAGACTCGCGGCGAGAAGCTGATGAAGGACTCCAAGCTCACCATCAAGTTCACCGACGACGGCGAGATCAAGCTCGACACCGACTGCAACCAGCGGTTCGGCTCGGTCGAGATCTCCGGCGACACCATCAAGACCGACAAACTCGCCGGAACCCTGATGGGTTGCGAGGAGACCAGGACCGAGCAGGAGGACTGGGCCAGCGAGTTCGTCGAGTCGGAGCCGGAGTGGAAACTGGACGGCGAGAAGCTCATCCTCACTACCAGTGACGCCACCGTCACGATGAAGCAGTCGAAGTAG
- a CDS encoding EamA family transporter, whose translation MSTTSRGTERSVSSGGIFLVVALGIVYIVWGSTYLAIRIMVEDMPPLLSAGARFMLAGAVLAAILAARGGLARLAVTRAELLSCAALAMLLPVLGQGSVTVAENGGAPSGLTALLVAVVPLWVLLYRTLSGQRPARLTVYGVLLGFAGLVLLLVSNGVDADFPFWTMILVVLATMSWAFGSWYQPRLKLPRDPFVLTVYEMLIGGAVLMVAGFGGGETIDLGAYSSRSWMAWVYLVVFGSLIAFSAYVWLLHSAPVSLVATYAYVNPVVAVALGWLVLSEDVTTPIVVGGIVVVLAVAVVAGAERPRRTPRPNPEPTPEATTCR comes from the coding sequence ATGTCCACAACATCGCGCGGCACCGAGCGGTCCGTATCGTCCGGCGGGATCTTCCTCGTCGTGGCGCTCGGCATCGTCTACATCGTCTGGGGCTCAACCTATCTGGCCATCCGGATCATGGTCGAGGACATGCCGCCGCTGCTGTCGGCGGGAGCCCGGTTCATGCTCGCCGGTGCCGTGCTCGCCGCGATCCTGGCCGCGCGCGGCGGCCTGGCCCGGCTCGCCGTCACCCGGGCCGAACTGCTGTCGTGCGCCGCGCTGGCGATGCTGCTGCCGGTCCTCGGGCAGGGCTCGGTCACCGTCGCCGAAAACGGCGGCGCCCCGTCCGGCCTGACCGCGCTGCTGGTCGCGGTCGTACCACTGTGGGTACTGCTGTACCGGACGCTGTCGGGACAACGCCCCGCGCGGCTCACCGTCTACGGCGTCCTGCTGGGATTCGCCGGCCTCGTCCTGCTGCTGGTGTCCAACGGCGTCGACGCGGACTTCCCCTTCTGGACGATGATCCTCGTGGTGCTGGCGACCATGTCGTGGGCGTTCGGCTCCTGGTACCAGCCGCGCCTGAAACTGCCGCGCGACCCGTTCGTGCTCACCGTCTACGAGATGCTGATCGGCGGAGCCGTGCTGATGGTGGCGGGGTTCGGCGGCGGCGAAACGATCGACCTGGGCGCGTACTCGTCGCGCTCGTGGATGGCGTGGGTCTACCTGGTGGTATTCGGCTCCCTGATCGCGTTCTCGGCGTACGTTTGGTTGTTGCACTCCGCGCCGGTCTCGCTGGTCGCGACCTACGCCTACGTCAACCCCGTGGTGGCGGTCGCGCTGGGCTGGCTGGTGCTGTCCGAGGACGTGACGACGCCCATAGTGGTCGGTGGAATCGTCGTCGTCCTCGCCGTGGCGGTGGTCGCGGGTGCCGAACGTCCACGCCGAACTCCGCGACCCAATCCCGAGCCCACCCCCGAAGCCACGACCTGCCGCTGA
- a CDS encoding alpha/beta fold hydrolase, protein MTERMIDVDGTTLCTESFGDPANPPLLLIAGTGSSMLWWEAELCSTLADEGRFVIRYDHRDTGRSTTSPPGHPDYTGDDMITDAVGVLTAYDIPAAHVVGVSAGGGIAQLLTLDHPERVLSLTLISTTSALSSTHALPGPSEEFIRFVSTATVDWADSASVVEYLVDYCRVLAGETRPFDETPWRNLVQGDVDRAHDIAAIQNHDILQQKSRADQSLSSITAPTLVLHGTADPMFPFPHGEALRAAIPGAELVALRGAGHGVDRADWETITHTVIKHSA, encoded by the coding sequence ATGACCGAGCGAATGATCGACGTCGACGGAACCACCCTGTGCACCGAGTCGTTCGGCGACCCGGCCAACCCGCCGCTCCTGCTGATCGCGGGCACCGGCTCATCGATGCTGTGGTGGGAAGCCGAACTGTGCTCCACACTGGCCGACGAAGGCCGGTTCGTGATCCGCTACGACCACCGCGACACCGGCCGTTCGACCACCTCGCCACCGGGGCACCCCGACTACACCGGCGACGACATGATCACCGACGCGGTGGGAGTCCTGACGGCGTACGACATCCCCGCCGCCCACGTCGTCGGCGTCTCGGCTGGCGGCGGCATCGCCCAACTGCTCACACTGGACCACCCCGAGCGGGTGCTGTCGCTGACCCTCATCAGCACCACCTCGGCGCTGTCGTCGACCCACGCACTGCCGGGCCCCAGCGAGGAGTTCATCCGGTTCGTCAGCACCGCCACGGTCGACTGGGCCGACTCGGCGTCCGTCGTCGAATACCTGGTCGACTACTGCCGGGTGCTCGCGGGCGAAACCCGCCCCTTCGACGAGACACCATGGCGGAACCTCGTCCAGGGCGACGTCGACCGCGCGCACGACATCGCGGCCATCCAGAACCACGACATCCTGCAACAGAAGTCCCGGGCCGACCAGTCGCTGTCCTCGATCACCGCGCCGACCCTCGTCCTCCACGGCACCGCCGACCCCATGTTCCCGTTCCCGCACGGCGAAGCACTGCGAGCCGCGATCCCCGGAGCGGAACTGGTGGCCCTTCGCGGCGCCGGCCACGGCGTCGATCGAGCCGACTGGGAGACGATCACCCACACCGTCATCAAACACTCCGCCTAG
- a CDS encoding DUF397 domain-containing protein yields MEGQWKKSSHSGGDSSNCVEARVYGPRFQVRDSVLGDDSPILNLTNTDFNGFLASVKR; encoded by the coding sequence ATGGAAGGACAGTGGAAAAAGTCAAGCCATAGTGGAGGCGACTCGAGCAATTGCGTCGAGGCCCGCGTCTACGGCCCCCGCTTCCAGGTACGCGACAGCGTCCTCGGCGACGACAGCCCGATTCTGAACCTCACCAACACTGACTTCAACGGCTTCCTGGCCAGCGTCAAACGCTGA
- a CDS encoding ABC transporter substrate-binding protein gives MADTTHDFYQPPTAKHPHGVYRPPLSRAQQFWRVMTATAITAVVVLVGWQAVTTWDILDHYCDTDLGIQRMSDGECIGASDGRYVFDDAYDEVLGMIAEQNREADRVREVNPERQYATIAVWIPHPTEANAPNDTDEVRHQLEGTLLAQQSANLEPDPPIKLLVANGGTGNQHWEAMCADLERRKTTDNLVAVTGLGSSYRTTEKAINCLDAAEIPMIGSVMTADNIVDKQPYAYRVAPSNSDEGFAATAYLHSDPDVKVGMKISSLDADDTYSATLSRAFNGFEAKGRKLKHNQSFDPSKPGLKAQFADISNNVCYYRPDVLLYAGRGREHLELLVEALGSSNCASEGYEPRIVTGDDASLIRNKDRVGALLRDGRVVIEYAALVHASQWSIDSAVSGIHSGPMSAFVKRHDETFSGPVSEGLADGHAIMAFDAMNVIVRVTTERGLSPSAAAVASGLQQVRDCSAVNGLSGLIEFMQDGDATNKAVPILQAGSSTKNPVKAVSWPEGKPTKPAGSC, from the coding sequence ATGGCTGACACCACCCACGACTTCTACCAACCCCCGACGGCCAAACACCCCCACGGCGTCTACCGCCCCCCTCTGTCGCGGGCCCAGCAGTTCTGGCGGGTCATGACCGCCACCGCGATCACCGCCGTCGTGGTCCTCGTCGGCTGGCAGGCGGTCACCACCTGGGACATCCTCGACCACTACTGCGACACCGACCTGGGCATCCAGCGCATGTCCGACGGCGAGTGCATCGGCGCCAGCGATGGCCGCTACGTCTTCGACGACGCCTACGACGAGGTCCTGGGAATGATCGCCGAACAGAACCGCGAAGCCGACCGCGTCCGCGAGGTCAACCCGGAACGCCAGTACGCCACCATCGCCGTGTGGATCCCCCACCCCACCGAAGCCAACGCCCCCAACGACACCGACGAGGTCCGCCACCAACTCGAAGGCACCCTGCTGGCCCAACAGAGCGCCAACCTGGAACCCGACCCGCCGATCAAGCTCCTGGTCGCCAACGGCGGCACCGGAAACCAGCACTGGGAAGCCATGTGCGCCGACCTGGAACGCCGAAAGACCACGGACAACCTCGTCGCCGTCACCGGCCTGGGCTCCAGCTACCGCACCACCGAGAAGGCCATCAACTGTCTCGACGCCGCCGAGATCCCGATGATCGGCTCGGTCATGACCGCCGACAACATCGTGGACAAACAGCCCTACGCCTACCGCGTGGCACCGTCCAACTCGGACGAGGGCTTCGCGGCCACCGCCTATCTCCACTCCGACCCCGACGTCAAGGTGGGCATGAAGATCTCCAGCCTGGACGCCGACGACACCTACAGCGCCACCCTCTCGCGGGCCTTCAACGGCTTCGAGGCCAAGGGCCGCAAACTGAAGCACAACCAGTCCTTCGACCCCTCCAAGCCCGGACTCAAGGCCCAGTTCGCCGACATCAGCAACAACGTCTGCTACTACCGCCCCGACGTCCTCCTGTACGCCGGACGCGGCCGCGAGCACCTGGAACTACTCGTCGAAGCCCTGGGCAGCAGCAACTGCGCCTCCGAAGGCTACGAACCCCGCATCGTCACCGGCGACGACGCCTCCCTCATCCGCAACAAGGACCGCGTCGGCGCACTCCTGCGCGACGGCCGGGTGGTGATCGAGTACGCCGCCCTGGTCCACGCGAGCCAGTGGAGCATCGACAGCGCCGTCTCGGGCATCCACAGCGGACCGATGTCGGCATTCGTGAAACGACACGACGAGACCTTCTCCGGTCCGGTCAGCGAAGGTCTGGCCGACGGCCACGCGATCATGGCCTTCGACGCCATGAACGTCATCGTCCGCGTCACCACCGAACGCGGCCTGTCCCCCTCGGCCGCCGCGGTGGCCTCCGGCCTCCAGCAGGTCCGCGACTGCTCCGCGGTCAACGGCCTCAGCGGTCTCATCGAATTCATGCAGGACGGCGACGCCACCAACAAGGCGGTCCCGATCCTGCAAGCCGGTTCCAGCACCAAGAACCCCGTCAAAGCGGTCTCCTGGCCCGAAGGCAAACCCACCAAACCCGCTGGCAGCTGCTGA
- a CDS encoding WD40 repeat domain-containing protein, giving the protein MRTAHTFGCHSRVLCFGAVEIEGKTIVLTGSFLAMPRSEAGQRLSELGAIVKGTVSSKTDLVFAGDKAGGKADKALALGVPVHGEAALMAVLSGEAATAEGTTVEDASGFPALADDVSAVDAEAILGAADWSSLDVERDLLPLREALRGLEERDGVTEAHRLATRELRTGGALLRHPDGHQSDELSCHALSPDGRHIAVGSWIGDDYERGGTIQIWELATGRCVNVLDGVFGGVGWPEFARNIQWSADGRVLANEFNTSMVGKWDPFGDRVHPPLADVGVAGRNGASRPVGFALAPDATRVFIHHGEWDQSPETGVWACLAPLRRSNFDPSFRDPEPLWMKKPSAKLVKDLDKAAISPDHSVFSADGTRVWAFGEWWWEDDAGIPRQAGAVCIDVVKRQLSWFVDTPFHSLRDFNRMAISPDETIMALDHGKTLAFIDAATGRQLAETDSPFSAARMRWGMREGTPRLAVVDEEKEGGVRVYDGTEHRYDLPLTPKPSRWDLADGCTWAWSPDGTRAACLNSDNHVVIVALDDEPGNLETFEAPADALGLWWGAGDVLVVGGKQSLVFRDLGTGETLGDFRFAHEVPAERPLWNDTEDLGQRFHPNPTFALDEEYWAAAFTEGVVIAPSDAAAVLDEKLAWSVGRRYAWPFRWGEATVAKDVASCFRLLAKDSKDILAPVQNRTAPAAVAEWPPPNTASVDDLYDLVAESVRGFGQGWTSHVADTLRLAARQRARAGQAEAAESLIALIPPDERGGHTRAQAEIALILAANGNATFARRLHREAVASASSGVDDHELPSVGSAIGAGFAALGEPDAAEAWIARAIEAINPYPNPWQHRLSVCWALLEAGLEDRARAVWNVDEPGSPFHQDSWLAHLVRIGRDDLVREFLYGARKSMYDVIDAFSVFVPMGRSDLLREYFEYDERGDHDSDRESLAEADRNAEPDRPTAADLAELRAAHEELLRTPLARRREDTKRLAWRAAACGHYSAVLDLLRLVPDDDFNHRAGAATRALWIATSGFDGQPW; this is encoded by the coding sequence ATGCGCACCGCTCATACGTTCGGGTGTCATTCCCGTGTCCTATGCTTCGGCGCTGTGGAAATCGAGGGAAAGACGATCGTACTTACCGGCAGCTTCCTGGCGATGCCGAGAAGTGAAGCGGGGCAACGGCTCTCCGAGCTCGGCGCCATCGTGAAGGGTACGGTCTCGTCCAAGACGGACCTGGTGTTCGCCGGTGACAAGGCCGGAGGCAAAGCCGACAAGGCGCTGGCTCTGGGTGTCCCGGTGCACGGTGAGGCGGCGCTGATGGCGGTGCTGTCGGGGGAGGCGGCGACCGCTGAGGGCACGACCGTCGAGGACGCTTCGGGCTTTCCCGCTCTGGCGGACGATGTGAGCGCAGTGGACGCCGAGGCAATACTGGGCGCGGCCGACTGGTCCAGTCTCGATGTCGAGCGGGATCTGCTGCCATTGCGGGAAGCGCTGCGCGGCTTGGAAGAGCGGGACGGTGTCACGGAAGCGCACCGGCTGGCCACCCGCGAACTGCGGACGGGCGGAGCGTTGCTGCGGCATCCGGACGGGCACCAAAGCGACGAGTTGTCGTGTCATGCTTTGAGCCCGGACGGCCGCCACATCGCGGTCGGCAGCTGGATCGGCGACGACTATGAGCGCGGCGGCACCATCCAGATCTGGGAGCTGGCAACGGGTCGCTGCGTGAACGTCCTGGATGGAGTCTTCGGTGGCGTCGGCTGGCCGGAGTTCGCCCGCAACATCCAGTGGTCGGCCGACGGTCGGGTGCTGGCCAACGAGTTCAACACCAGCATGGTCGGCAAGTGGGACCCGTTCGGGGACCGGGTGCACCCGCCGCTGGCCGACGTGGGGGTGGCGGGACGGAACGGGGCTTCGCGTCCGGTGGGTTTCGCGTTGGCACCCGACGCGACCCGCGTCTTCATCCACCACGGCGAGTGGGACCAAAGCCCCGAGACCGGGGTGTGGGCTTGCCTGGCCCCGTTGCGGCGCAGCAATTTCGATCCGAGTTTCCGTGACCCCGAGCCCTTGTGGATGAAGAAGCCGTCGGCGAAGCTTGTCAAGGACTTGGACAAGGCCGCGATCTCGCCGGACCACTCGGTGTTCTCGGCGGACGGCACCCGGGTGTGGGCGTTCGGGGAGTGGTGGTGGGAGGACGACGCCGGTATCCCGCGCCAGGCCGGGGCCGTGTGTATCGACGTCGTCAAGCGCCAGCTCAGCTGGTTCGTCGACACGCCGTTCCACAGCCTCAGGGACTTCAACCGGATGGCGATCAGTCCCGATGAGACGATCATGGCCCTCGACCACGGCAAGACCCTGGCGTTCATCGACGCCGCTACGGGACGGCAGCTCGCCGAGACCGACTCGCCGTTCTCAGCTGCCCGGATGCGTTGGGGCATGCGCGAAGGCACGCCCCGGTTGGCGGTCGTGGACGAAGAGAAGGAGGGCGGTGTCCGCGTATACGACGGCACCGAACACCGCTACGACCTGCCGTTGACGCCGAAACCGTCGCGCTGGGACCTCGCTGACGGCTGCACCTGGGCGTGGTCGCCCGACGGTACGCGGGCCGCCTGCCTGAACTCCGACAACCACGTCGTGATCGTGGCCCTGGACGACGAACCCGGGAACCTGGAGACCTTCGAGGCTCCCGCCGACGCGCTCGGCCTGTGGTGGGGCGCCGGGGACGTCCTGGTCGTCGGCGGCAAACAGAGTCTGGTGTTCCGGGACCTCGGTACCGGCGAGACGCTCGGCGACTTCCGGTTCGCGCATGAGGTTCCCGCCGAGCGTCCGCTGTGGAACGACACCGAGGACCTGGGGCAGCGGTTCCACCCCAACCCGACCTTCGCGCTCGACGAGGAGTACTGGGCGGCGGCCTTCACCGAGGGCGTCGTGATCGCCCCGTCGGATGCCGCCGCCGTCCTGGACGAGAAACTCGCCTGGTCGGTCGGCCGTCGGTACGCCTGGCCGTTCCGCTGGGGTGAGGCAACGGTGGCCAAGGACGTCGCGTCGTGCTTTCGCCTGCTCGCCAAGGACTCCAAGGACATCCTGGCGCCGGTACAGAACAGGACGGCGCCCGCAGCGGTCGCGGAGTGGCCGCCGCCCAACACCGCCAGCGTCGACGACCTGTACGACCTGGTCGCCGAGTCGGTGCGCGGTTTCGGGCAGGGCTGGACCTCGCACGTGGCCGACACCCTGCGGCTGGCCGCACGGCAGCGCGCCCGCGCGGGACAGGCCGAGGCGGCGGAGTCGCTGATCGCGTTGATACCGCCGGACGAACGAGGCGGCCACACCCGGGCGCAGGCCGAGATCGCGCTCATCCTGGCCGCCAACGGGAACGCGACGTTCGCCCGGCGGTTGCACCGTGAGGCCGTCGCGAGCGCGTCGTCCGGAGTGGACGACCACGAGCTGCCGTCCGTCGGTTCGGCGATCGGCGCCGGTTTCGCCGCCCTGGGTGAACCCGACGCGGCCGAGGCGTGGATCGCCCGCGCGATCGAGGCCATCAACCCGTACCCGAACCCTTGGCAGCACCGGCTTTCGGTGTGCTGGGCGCTGCTGGAGGCGGGCCTTGAGGACCGGGCCCGCGCGGTGTGGAATGTCGACGAACCCGGCTCCCCGTTCCACCAGGACAGCTGGCTGGCGCACCTGGTGCGGATCGGCCGCGACGACCTGGTGCGCGAGTTCCTGTACGGCGCCCGCAAGTCCATGTACGACGTCATCGACGCCTTCAGCGTGTTCGTCCCCATGGGACGATCCGACCTGCTGCGTGAGTACTTCGAGTACGACGAGCGCGGTGACCACGACAGCGACCGGGAGAGCCTGGCCGAGGCGGACCGCAACGCCGAGCCCGACCGACCCACCGCAGCCGACCTGGCCGAGCTGCGCGCCGCCCACGAGGAACTGCTGCGCACCCCGCTGGCGCGCCGCCGCGAGGACACCAAGCGACTGGCCTGGCGGGCCGCCGCCTGCGGCCACTACAGCGCGGTGCTGGACCTGCTGCGGCTGGTTCCCGACGACGACTTCAACCACCGCGCCGGTGCGGCGACGCGGGCGCTGTGGATCGCCACCTCGGGCTTCGACGGACAGCCGTGGTGA
- a CDS encoding FAD-dependent oxidoreductase → MSKVRSGSATHYDVVVIGSGFGGSVAALRLTEKGYRVGVLETGARFDDPGQPDPRRRHAALPRNSWRLRKFLWAPRLGLRGIQRVHLIRGRKGSRVLVLAGAGVGGGSLVYANTLYRPGGEFFTDPQWAGIADWESELTPAYDQASRMLGVVDNPVHTPADAAMKTVAKRLGVADSFHYTRVGVHFGDGPEPVADPYFGGAGPERSGCVACGSCMTGCRQGAKNMLTENYLYLAERAGAVIHPLTTVTRLRPREEGGYRVDTVRTGPWGRGRRCFTADQVIVAAGTYGTQTLLHRMRDNGDLPGLSKRLGWLTRTNSEAILGAMRFGRKGEDHSKGLAITSSIHPDANTHIEPVRYGPGSNAMGALSTILIDKDQSHRWRALLAYALKHPADALRLPYLRHWSRRTVVALVMQNRDNSIRVSLKRGRLRAEPGHGEPNPTWIPVGHKATRYLAEEIGGLPGGTWLEMWDIPTTAHFLGGCVIGADPDSGVVDAYHRVFGQPGLHVVDGSAVSANPGVNPSLTITAQAERAMSLWPNKGEADPRPAPGQPYRRVEPVAPRQPAVPADAPGALRYLAVNSLNHA, encoded by the coding sequence ATGAGTAAGGTGCGTTCCGGGTCCGCGACGCACTACGACGTCGTCGTGATCGGCTCGGGTTTCGGCGGCAGCGTCGCGGCGCTGCGGTTGACCGAGAAGGGTTACCGCGTCGGGGTGCTGGAGACCGGCGCGCGGTTCGACGACCCCGGCCAGCCCGACCCCCGGCGGCGGCACGCCGCGCTACCGCGCAACTCCTGGCGGCTGCGCAAGTTCCTGTGGGCGCCCAGGCTGGGGCTGCGCGGTATCCAGCGGGTTCACCTGATCCGGGGCCGCAAGGGCTCGCGGGTGCTGGTGCTCGCGGGCGCCGGAGTGGGCGGCGGGTCGCTGGTGTACGCGAACACGCTGTACCGGCCGGGCGGCGAGTTCTTCACCGATCCACAGTGGGCCGGGATCGCGGACTGGGAAAGCGAACTGACGCCCGCCTACGACCAGGCGTCGCGGATGCTCGGCGTCGTCGACAACCCCGTGCACACGCCCGCCGACGCCGCGATGAAGACGGTGGCGAAACGGCTCGGTGTCGCCGACAGCTTCCACTACACCCGCGTCGGCGTGCACTTCGGCGACGGGCCCGAGCCGGTCGCCGACCCCTACTTCGGCGGCGCCGGGCCCGAGCGTTCCGGCTGCGTCGCCTGCGGTTCCTGCATGACCGGTTGCCGCCAGGGCGCCAAGAACATGCTCACCGAGAACTACCTGTACCTGGCCGAACGCGCCGGAGCCGTCATCCATCCACTCACGACCGTCACCCGGCTGCGGCCCCGCGAGGAGGGCGGATACCGCGTCGACACCGTCCGCACCGGACCGTGGGGACGCGGCCGCCGCTGTTTCACCGCCGATCAGGTGATCGTCGCCGCCGGGACCTACGGCACCCAGACGCTGCTGCATCGCATGCGCGACAACGGGGACCTGCCGGGGCTGTCCAAGCGGCTGGGCTGGCTGACCCGCACCAACTCCGAGGCGATCCTGGGCGCGATGCGGTTCGGCAGGAAGGGCGAGGACCACAGCAAGGGCCTGGCCATCACCTCGTCGATCCACCCCGACGCCAACACCCACATCGAGCCGGTGCGCTACGGGCCCGGCTCCAACGCGATGGGCGCGCTGTCGACGATCCTCATCGACAAGGACCAGTCGCACCGGTGGCGTGCCCTGCTCGCCTACGCGCTCAAACACCCCGCCGACGCGCTGCGGCTGCCGTACCTGCGGCACTGGTCGCGGCGCACCGTCGTCGCGCTGGTGATGCAGAACCGCGACAACTCGATCCGGGTCAGCCTCAAACGCGGCAGGCTGCGCGCCGAACCCGGGCACGGCGAACCCAATCCGACGTGGATCCCGGTGGGGCACAAGGCGACCCGGTACCTGGCCGAGGAGATCGGCGGCCTGCCCGGCGGCACCTGGCTGGAGATGTGGGACATCCCGACCACCGCGCACTTCCTGGGCGGCTGCGTCATCGGCGCCGACCCCGACTCCGGGGTCGTCGACGCGTACCACCGGGTGTTCGGGCAGCCGGGCCTGCACGTCGTCGACGGCTCGGCGGTGTCGGCGAACCCGGGCGTCAACCCGTCGCTGACCATCACCGCCCAGGCCGAGCGCGCCATGTCGCTGTGGCCCAACAAGGGTGAGGCCGATCCGCGTCCCGCGCCCGGCCAGCCCTACCGGCGGGTGGAGCCGGTCGCGCCCCGACAGCCCGCGGTCCCCGCCGACGCGCCGGGAGCGCTGCGATACTTAGCGGTGAATTCACTTAATCACGCGTAA